In one Hoplias malabaricus isolate fHopMal1 chromosome X1, fHopMal1.hap1, whole genome shotgun sequence genomic region, the following are encoded:
- the LOC136675904 gene encoding uncharacterized protein, translating to MEEADRLCELLYLWLEKQERCSEKLLALAEELESLRFKSTIAQTIGNATAVVGFGAALGASVLTVGVASPLVAAGAGAVVTLASKLTESGLSIKTMSEAKDVFKKVKDIEGDIQTKLKALKEKCGGSRQGAHSSTDWSDESDDESDDESDDESDDESEFSTQIMVALARRHKLNVPVDLLRSFSTATNFHRAAFSRRGPSIGTGTFVRNGLLAFSFCVLNASTSVSSKEAVKHLGFFSMKAAIKQTARVAGCSLGLGLSLYDYIQNIKDLANDVHKTEASKFLRDPARKMKEHAETLKENLDAQREIIKKLSELKVLIKKLGGYSCAMDEIGEKVLNYIAATCYNQSVISWLEETDHQVQLLNHLRFVRDHLLEYLEEETKRHRRRRLHIVFVAHGSITENFMPAAALVPTPSIIDTLLYSPWNCLINAVAACGIAEGSIRLQQRRFCMLDGGDANNRYPSNWNAMRKSRYNIPVIMLNSMHPDDDNAWKTFVQLGGNLYREDRIIVPYIMPSEGLSIPFFVLVFTTSFLLMITGVQATVHLAACLGRAGSAAKPEEWERQYSYTDDETYMTVDMNAMEMDQFLLEAMKSMFDICNRRH from the exons ATGGAGGAAGCAGACCGGTTGTGTGAACTGCTCTACTTGTGGCTAGAGAAGCAGGAACGATGTTCAGAGAAGCTCTTGGCTTTAGCAGAAGAGCTGGAGAGTCTTCGATTCAAAAGTACCATAGCTCAGACTATTGGAAATGCCACAGCGGTGGTTGGCTTCGGTGCAGCATTAGGTGCCTCAGTTTTAACAGTAGGCGTGGCTTCTCCTCTAGTTGCAGCCGGAGCAGGTGCAGTTGTGACTTTGGCTTCCAAGTTGACAGAGTCTGGCCTGTCCATAAAGACTATGAGTGAAGCaaaagatgtttttaaaaaagtcaaGGATATTGAAGGGGATATCCAAACGAAGCTGAAAGCACTGAAGGAAAAGTGTGGTGGAAGCAGACAGGGGGCTCATTCCTCCACAGACTGGTCTGATGAGTCTGATGATGAGTCTGATGATGAGTCTGATGATGAGTCTGATGATGAGTCTGAGTTCAGCACTCAAATTATGGTAGCACTGGCCCGTAGGCATAAGCTGAATGTGCCTGTGGACCTTCTCAGGAGCTTCTCCACGGCCACAAATTTTCATCGGGCAGCATTCAGTAGAAGAGGACCTTCCATTGGCACAGGCACTTTTGTTCGGAATGGGTTACTAGCATTTTCCTTTTGTGTCTTGAATGCAAGCACAAGTGTGTCGTCCAAAGAAGCGGTCAAGCACCTTGGGTTCTTCAGCATGAAAGCCGCCATTAAACAAACAGCTCGG gtCGCTGGTTGTTCTTTAGGCCTGGGCCTGTCCCTGTACGACTACATTCAAAACATAAAAGATTTGGCAAATGACGTTCACAAAACAGAGGCCAGTAAATTCCTACGAGATCCAGCCAGAAAAATGAAGGAACATGCAGAAACCCTGAAGGAAAACCTGGATGCACAGCG GGAGATCATCAAAAAACTGTCAGAACTGAAGGTGCTTATTAAAAAGCTGGGTGGATACTCCTGTGCTATGGATGAGATTGGAGAGAAAGTGTTGAATTACATCGCTGCAACATGCTACAACCAAAGCGTCATTTCCTGGCTGGAGGAGACTGATCATCAGGTTCAGTTGCTGAATCATCTTCGATTTGTTAGGGATCATTTGCTTGAATATCTTGAAGAGGAAACAAAGAGGCACCGACGCAGGCGTTTGCACATTGTGTTTGTGGCTCATGGTTCAATTACAGAAAATTTCATGCCAGCAGCTGCCCTTGTGCCCACACCTTCCATCATTGATACCCTCCTCTACTCTCCATGGAACTGCTTAATTAATGCAGTGGCTGCATGTGGTATTGCTGAAGGAAGCATCAGACTTCAACAAAGACGATTTTGCATGCTGGACGGAGGGGATGCCAACAATCGTTACCCTTCGAACTGGAATGCAATGCGTAAATCCAGATATAACATCCCAGTAATTATGCTTAATTCTATGCACCCAGATGATGATAATGCATGGAAGACGTTTGTGCAGCTTGGAGGGAATCTGTACAGGGAAGACCGCATCATCGTCCCATACATTATGCCAAGTGAAGGTCTAAGCATCCCtttctttgttcttgttttcacGACGTCATTCCTCCTCATGATTACAGGAGTACAAGCCACTGTGCATCTGGCGGCTTGTTTGGGGCGAGCTGGGAGCGCTGCAAAGCCTGAAGAATGGGAGAGACAGTATTCCTACACTGATGACGAGACCTACATGACTGTAGATATGAATGCAATGGAAATGGATCAGTTTCTGCTCGAAGCGATGAAATCAATGTTTGACATCTGTAACAGGCGTCACTGA
- the LOC136675929 gene encoding uncharacterized protein has product MEEADRLCELLYLWLEKQERCSEKLLALAEDLESRRFKSTVAQTIGNATAVVGFSAAIAATVLTAGLAAPLVAAGAGAVVTLASKLTESGLSMKTMREAKDVIKKVEEIEGDIQIKLKALKEKCGGSRQGAHSSTDSSDDESDEESEVNTQILVALARRHKLNVPVDLLRSFSTATNFHRAAFSGRGPSIGTGTFVRNGLLAFSFFALNASISVSSKEAVKHLGFFSMKATIKQTARVAGCSLGLGLSLYDYIQNIKDLARDDHKTEASKSLRDSARKMKEHAETLKENLDAQREIIKKLSELKVLIKKLGGYSCAMDEIGEKVLNYIAATCYNQSVISWLEETDHQVQLLNHLRFVRDHLLEYLEEETKRQRRRHLHIVFVAHGTITESFMPAAALVPTPSIIDTLLYSPWNCLINAVAACGIAEGSIKLEERLFLMEETGQKANKNIPSDWNSMRESIYNIPVIMLHSMHPDDDNAWKKFVELGGNLYREDRIIVPYIMPSEGPGIPFFVLVFATSFLLMITGVKATVHLVASLDRAGSTPKPKEWAKQYSYTDDETYMTLDRNAKKMDQFLLEAMKSMFDICNRGH; this is encoded by the exons ATGGAGGAAGCAGACCGGTTGTGTGAACTGCTCTACTTGTGGCTAGAGAAGCAGGAACGATGTTCAGAGAAGCTCTTGGCTTTAGCAGAAGACCTGGAGAGTCGTCGATTCAAAAGTACCGTAGCTCAGACTATCGGAAATGCCACAGCTGTGGTCGGCTTTAGTGCAGCAATAGCTGCCACAGTTTTAACAGCAGGCCTGGCTGCTCCTCTAGTTGCAGCCGGAGCTGGCGCAGTTGTGACTTTGGCCTCCAAGTTGACAGAGTCTGGCCTGTCCATGAAGACTATGAGAGAAGCAAAAGATGTTATTAAAAAGGTCGAGGAGATTGAAGGGGATATCCAAATTAAGCTGAAAGCACTGAAGGAAAAGTGTGGTGGAAGCAGACAGGGGGCTCATTCCTCCACAGACTCATCTGATGATGAGTCTGATGAGGAGTCTGAGGTCAACACTCAAATTCTGGTAGCACTGGCCCGTAGGCATAAGCTGAATGTGCCTGTGGACCTTCTCAGGAGCTTCTCCACGGCCACAAATTTTCATCGGGCAGCATTCAGTGGAAGAGGACCTTCCATTGGCACAGGCACTTTTGTTCGGAATGGGTTACTAGCATTTTCCTTTTTTGCCTTGAATGCAAGCATAAGTGTGTCATCCAAAGAAGCGGTCAAGCACCTTGGGTTCTTCAGCATGAAAGCCACCATTAAACAAACAGCTCGG GTCGCTGGTTGTTCTTTAGGCCTGGGCCTGTCCCTGTACGACTACATTCAAAACATAAAAGATTTGGCACGTGACGATCACAAAACAGAGGCCAGTAAATCCCTGCGAGATTCAGCCAGAAAAATGAAGGAACATGCAGAAACCCTGAAGGAAAACCTGGATGCACAGCG GGAGATCATCAAAAAACTGTCAGAACTGAAGGTGCTTATTAAAAAGCTGGGTGGATACTCCTGTGCTATGGATGAGATTGGAGAGAAAGTGTTGAATTACATCGCTGCAACATGCTACAACCAAAGCGTCATTTCCTGGCTGGAGGAGACTGATCATCAGGTTCAGTTGCTGAATCATCTTCGATTTGTTAGGGATCATTTGCTTGAATATCTTGAAGAGGAAACAAAGAGGCAACGACGTAGGCATTTGCACATTGTGTTTGTGGCTCATGGTACAATTACAGAAAGTTTCATGCCAGCAGCTGCCCTTGTGCCCACACCTTCCATCATTGATACCCTCCTCTACTCTCCATGGAACTGCTTAATTAATGCAGTGGCTGCATGTGGTATTGCTGAAGGAAGCATCAAACTTGAAGAAAGACTATTTCTTATGGAGGAAACAGGACAGAAAGCCAACAAAAATATACCTTCGGACTGGAATTCAATGCGTGAATCCATATATAACATCCCAGTAATTATGCTTCATTCTATGCACCCAGATGATGATAATGCATGGAAGAAGTTTGTGGAGCTTGGAGGGAATCTGTACAGGGAAGACCGCATCATCGTCCCATACATTATGCCAAGTGAAGGTCCAGGCATCCCtttctttgttcttgttttcGCGACGTCGTTCCTCCTCATGATTACAGGAGTAAAAGCCACTGTGCATCTGGTGGCTAGTTTAGATCGAGCTGGGAGCACTCCAAAGCCTAAAGAATGGGCGAAACAGTATTCCTACACTGATGACGAGACCTACATGACTCTAGATAGGAATGCAAAGAAAATGGATCAGTTTCTGCTCGAAGCGATGAAATCAATGTTTGACATCTGTAACAGGGGTCACTGA